One genomic segment of Xyrauchen texanus isolate HMW12.3.18 chromosome 5, RBS_HiC_50CHRs, whole genome shotgun sequence includes these proteins:
- the LOC127643569 gene encoding histone H2B-like gives MRWNAKLDLSISQRPEGIERTGYSLIIMLEPGKSTPNERSKKAIMKITSKGGSARGPGRRGMGIMNSFINDIFKRIGGEASHLTQYKKHSTITSREIQTAVSEGTNAITKYTSSK, from the exons ATGAGATGGAATGCCAAACTCGATTTGTCAATCTCACAGAGGCCAGAGGGGATAGAGAGAACAGGATACAGTTTA ATCATTATGCTTGAACCAGGGAAGTCCACACCAAATGAGAGATCTAAGAAGGCCATCATGAAGATCACCAGTAAAGGAGGTAGCGCAAGAGGTCCAGGAAGGAGA GGGATGGGCATCATGAACTCCTTCATCAATGACATCTTCAAGCGCATCGGTGGTGAGGCATCTCATCTCACACAATACAAAAAGCACTCCACCATCACATCAAGAGAGATCCAGACAGCTGTGTCTGAGGGCACAAATGCCATCACTAAGTACACCAGCTCCAAGTGA